Genomic DNA from Eleutherodactylus coqui strain aEleCoq1 chromosome 8, aEleCoq1.hap1, whole genome shotgun sequence:
ctagccaccgaacagtacacaccatataacacaatctaactctcatacgggcccttcattaatacacgaattcacactcactggggttttcgttcactcatacacagactgataagtatctcatgtgaagtagaaactgggattgtatttactgtacatagaacttcccatattgaacaaagtatatatatatatatatatatatatatatatatatatatatatatatatatatatatatatataagaaaaactcttatgtaccgcggtttttacatattttgttccgaATAGGCTatacaatgacaaacacaatacaacttatgcccatttccacccacatacttatattcaccactccagatagcaactattatcaccgttcattgttaaaccttctacctttccttaactcattgacttgctttttccttcacccatttttgtgtgtccagttgtgtttacaaacatcatctcattgaatttgcttgcgagtcatactttgatttttcccacacctcacgacacaggtctggcttatcttattaataagcacttacaatttcgtccctgcccatcttgtcgtaattggaaaaatccttaattaattgagattctctactcctgcacctcatggcacagatctgtacttttggcaccacattgtggaacctcaacagcctgcatggcctgccataatcggagcagaatctttggctagcccacatcttactccaagcccaaattcccttgagtttgatgtatgccaacatggcaaatgcaagcattccatgtgcacccctcccccccacataacaaagggagacctcatcaaccacatgttgaacaatggagaCTCTCTCACCACATGGacactactgtttttttttaaccagcaactttactcactactataaccttcagctaaaattgcttatatcaactttcctttttactttcttttaacaagttctcctacacattctttgttccttattaacctgtacagtctgttcacaccattcactactacagagacaatataacccccccccccccccccatagctcacaccttctttacactcaggacattacttcacagacaacataaaaaccacacagtatatctacttcattgttcttttgatacagacttatcatatttcaactcacccggcctggggcggatcatagcagagagggagagatggtacaggtataagaatagcttattaccttgtttgagctccttatctgtccgtctctgcttcgaagtccccttgtgtccggataacgatgaaatatcttcatatctctgtatcttcattatccctgcggtgcctccaaatttgttagcacaAAATTCGCTATatcagatatactgtgtgtttcaaattagataatatgtgcaggcctggagagcctttcaaagaccacgagtctacatcatgtgtccccaaaagagtctctagctttattaagcgcgggtaaaacttaaataagtttcaacacaggaagtatacGGTTACATCATTTAGTGTGCTGATTGGTCGTTCAtacagggaggtatttgtgaggtagcttgtgatgtcatccatctgggaggaactttggtgatcacgctcagttcattcttgaatttggtctcatgagaagaacatcctgtttctcctctctgcttgaccaagacaaagacaaagatattcctagataggtttctgccagttagaactggtttgaccagttcttggacacacagcactgcttctccaattcttgtggagggggggggggggggcgatgttcccttcccccaaaggattagaccatacacaaaatacagtatattcacagttgacaacagaaaatacatacacaatggtgaacatattggatatctcccacaattccctcctttgttgtgcatattttcattctcctggatagtttttccttcctatttgtgttctcgggcctttccctaccgcctacaggggaccctagctgtcacctccgccatggaaaatgcctcctgccttatcccttcctactgctgggtgatatccaggataaggaaaatacctcacaacacgttacagtttcccaacggtattctaggtagatggctcctgaaagattgatctttttcACATTTTATGCATAAGcccccttgttcatagtttagatgacatacaacatgttgaatgtgactggctttccaagtgtgatttcaggttatattgtttgttacaggttaacattggtctgattacacaatatggctgaaacattggtacacttactgctaccttattgcatctgttgacatttttctgatctttgaaacattaccaggggcgtaactatagatgatacagaggatgcagttgcacccgggcccaggaaccttttgggcccgggtgcaactacatagtatagggacagcgttgctgagatagggagagtggtagtgtagcatcctgtgtacaagaaccccaacggtccttcttacggctacctgtgaccgtgtgcattttacaggttgtctgatgggagttgtagtccatcactattgcacttaggcctgtttgcggccttcctgtctattttttttttttctgcctggagtttgccttactataccgctctcagcgacaaagtctacacacataattTCAAGATTACTTAcactggcctgtgtctgcagtgaattagagacgcacagcgtacggccacagcgactgatagagggaaagtgatatacacactatatagcctgtattctttgacccaagaaaaacaaaaagctcctacttagggctaccgctgaccgtctgcattttactgggtgcctggtgggagttctggtgcatcactattgcattgcttccatttttttctgcctggagttagcgttacgattccgctctctgcgtgagaGTGTACGCATatgattccataattatttacagcggtcggtgtctgctctattcgtaatccaccatgctgaggggtaggggtcgaggatgtggacgcgggcgaggatgcagagttccaagtgagggtgtgggccaagttcctggtccaggtgtatcccagccggctgctgcggtattaggagagaggcaagtttctggggtccccagcttcatatcacaatttgtgggtccacgtggtagacctttattgcaaacagagcagtgtgagcagatcctgcgtggatggcagaaaatgcatccagcaatgtatcgaccacccagtcttctacaccatccactgctgaaactctgaatcctctggctgctgctcctccttcctcacagcctatactgatgcaacaaaaatggtactggggtctgcataagcttctgctacataaatgtaacaggggtctacgtatactgctgctagagaaatgttacagcggtctgcctatactatgggtgcactaagtcttcccatcgcggtgttttacctatgtggcacaaatagtacagtggctgactaggcccgaattgctggccgaggccaagttgcttggcggggcgaaactctcccatggctgggcactccgatttcttcctgtgtaataccatttttgtgcacttacagcataggctaggccaaggaactcagagactgccccttccagtgttgagctatctatgttgcgacacatggatttcttgttgctatgtaactcagggcaccttgggtcacaatggtggaggcttggaaccgaacctgaccctgggcccgctaaagtGCTTCCcatacagactatagcgggtcctggtcatggtgtcttggccttgtaatgccacctcctcctcctgcttggggtcaggggatcagcactgggcatcatgtattttctcctgtgttaccacagttatcagagaaacttgtttgggccaaaggagaggagcgtaactgcattaacgttacaggggcttgcctatacttcagctgcagaaatgttacaggggtctgccaatactgctgctacataaatgtttctggggtctgtgtatacttctgcaaataaaatgttagtggggtctgcctatactgttactactaaaatgttactaacactgggctctgcctatattgcCGTTAcgaaaatgttactagggtctgcctatactgctgctactgaaattttactaatactggactctgcctatattgctgctactgaaatgttacgggggtctgtctatactcttactactgaaatgtttctaatactgggctctgcctatactgctgaaactgaaatgttactggggtctgactatactgtaactcaggagaagaggcagcggtgtgtcccgcaggcagtgcttgtgcttggttggaggtagtgtggtgcttatctaaagtgtgccttgctaatgatggtttgTGCGGAGTTTGTCCGGAGCTGCACAATGCTACAACATCAGCATGGAGGGACATTTTCTGCTCAGCCATCGTGGTAACTTCCCGGAAAACCTTGGTGCCCTCAGCCATGAGCAAGGTGGACGATCCCACCAAGATGTGAAGGTCATGGAGGCAGGGTATCAGGGTAGACAGGGTGCATATATCAGGGCCGACTATTATCGGGGCATCAGAACGGATTGCCAAAGATTGAGCAACACTCCGTGACAAGATATCAGCCTAAAGGTTGCCCTTTACCGCTACTACTTGCACACAATGTGACACAAGAACACTAGACCCTTTGTACGGACACGGTGACCTTTACATAAACAGTACATTCAGAACTCATTTATTGTATTGTTCTCCATTGTATGTCCATGTTGGTCATTGTGAGCAGATTATTGAcccgccggccgcactgtgtaCTGCGGCTACTGCCTTTACATGTATGACTGCAGGTAGatacagtgaccggagactagtgGGTTAAGGGTTAAATGTACATAGCTAGGCCGGTGTCCCGTGGGAAGTCACGCATGGGGCAGCCCGGACAGGGAGCTGTCTTCCGTGAAGCTTCTTGATGCCACCCGATGGTATTTATTATCCCCTCCTCCCCACGGAGGCATCACATAGACATAGAACAAGAGCAGCGTCCGAGGCAGCTAGGAGAGCCCGTCCTAGAGAGCgctgccccctcccctcacacctgccCGGAGGAGGGTTCATGGGAGGGCATGAGGTGCAGCAAAGCCGGAGTGACCCTACTGCACTGAGAAGGAAGCTGGAGGCCGGCCGGGAGACGGAGCTCAGCTACAGTTGTACTGATGCCGTACCATCTGCGGTGCTCCTATTCACTTACAGCTGAGCGgccctggtgcattatgtctccagcgGATGTAAGGGTGGAAACATGGGTTGGGAGCCCCGAGTTAGATGGTACGTCTAGGCGAGGGGCACAACGGTGGACCGGCTGccgcacacacacacctccccacatgtaccgCCCATTCCCCTGGCAAGCTCACATATCTCCCAGGCGGATTCCCATCTCTGGTCCTGTCTCACACATCTCCCGCCGGATAGAGATCTACGCTCGTTTCCCCCCGGGCGCTCGCTGGACAACTTTGTCTGCTCCCAGCTCCTGTCCCCGTCggccgcagcagccggcgccgctGTCACCCTACGCGCTGGCCTCCGCTCCCGTACACCGATGGCACTAGCGCCGCTGCCACGGCGAACCCCGCTCTCGCTGCCCATGGCGCCGCTGGTGGCCAGCTCTGCCGATGACTGTGAGCTGCTGttcggtcggagcagcggcttgccAACAAGAGCTCCACTAGCTGCCCCTGCACTGCTCTTTCTGGGTTGCCTCATTGGGCGCTAAATAGGAGAGCTGATTAGCGATCTGGAGGGGTATTGGGGACCGGGTTGTGGGGGAAGCGGGGGGTCTCACAGTACCGATGGTCCTTCAGGGTCTGTGAAAGCTTTCTGGACCAACACGCTCCGCCATAGGAATCCCAGCGGACACTGTACAACATCTGCTGCCCCGGGGATCTACAGTAGAACCCTCCCTGCGGGTTCTGTACGATGTCACCGACTGCGGCACTGGATCTGGCGCTGAGAGTCCCGCTGTATCACTGCTCCGCTcggacatcagtgactgacaggccATCGCCGGCTGCAGGAGAACCGCGGGTAGAAGGCTTTGTTCAGGCGTCATTTCTTGGCGATCTACATCCCGATTAGAGCGTTGTTAGATGCCACCGCTCTTCAGCAGAATCCCAAGTTCCATCTTCACCGTCAACGATTGATGGGAACTACAGAGCCGATGCAATGGCCGTCACGTCCAGCACATGATATCCCTGGGATGATATAGAACGGGCAGCAGCCCGCGGGAGGAGAtggacctgcagagaagaagaaTCGCTTCTTCTTGTGGACAACCACACCCATCATGTCCGGGGTATTAAAGGGACGATAACGTGTGACATTCCCGATCGTCTGAGTGTACAGGGGGGTACTGGGTTTCCTCATCTTACATTGCGCCGCAGTATAGAGAagtctgcagtatatacagtatacattcagCACCCGGGAGCTGGCAGTGAGCGGAGGCGCAGCCTGTGCTACACCTCTGGGCTCTCGGCAGCTCCTGGTCGTCCTCACATTGTGCAATCAGCTTCTGCACGATGGGGATTGCGTAGGAAGACCAGGAAGGAGAGCTATGCCATCTACGTGTACAAGGTGCTGAAGCAGGTCCACCCCGACACCGGCATCTCCTCCAAGGCCATGGGCATCATGAACTCCTTCGTCAACGACATCTTCGAGCGCATCGCAGGGGAAGCCTCCCGCCTGGCTCACTACAACAAGCGCTCCACCATCACTTCCCGGGAGATTCAGACCGCCGTGCGCCTGCTTCTGCCTGGAGAGCTGGCCAAGCACGCCGTGTCCGAGGGCACCAAGGCCGTCACCAAGTACACCAGCGCCAAGTAATCTGTTCCGTGGCCCGCCGTGCACGATCAccccaaaggctcttctaagagcccCCCACCCCGTCTACAGCAGAGCTGTCACCTCCCGGTTGTGTAGGGAGCATCATCGTTTGCTCCTCTGTAACAAAGGTTGTGTATACATCGGCTCGGTTACTTAGTCCCCTGCGTTGCACAACTCGTCTTTGTCTCTGTGTACCGGAGTTCTCTGTCTATGTACTGGATTTGAGGAGATCTTCCCTGCAGCGCTACACAACTGTATCTCTGTCGGGGGTCGCGATGCTGATTGCGCTGCAGATTAGGGATACGTGCGGTGACCGAAGCCGCGCTATGCGGACGCCTCCATAGAGGTGGGCGCTACGTGGATTCGGTGATGCAGCTGCGGACAATTAGCCATTAGAGAAGCGGCAGCGTTTTTGCCACCGAGGTACACGGAGCACAGTGCGCCCATGACTGGATTATGCTGTGGGCTGAGGTCGGCGTGGTGGCTACACGAGGCGGTCGACGTCGGAGGGGGATGCCGACCACAAGTAGCAGCTGTACTGGAGTGCTCGGAAGGCAGAAGAC
This window encodes:
- the LOC136578101 gene encoding histone H2B 3-like, which codes for MVLQASARWGLRRKTRKESYAIYVYKVLKQVHPDTGISSKAMGIMNSFVNDIFERIAGEASRLAHYNKRSTITSREIQTAVRLLLPGELAKHAVSEGTKAVTKYTSAK